Genomic DNA from Pseudomonas helmanticensis:
CGGCGCGAGGGTCGCGTAGTACTCGACGGTTTTCACCCCGGCAGCCAGTTCGGCCTGCAACTGTTGCTGCACCGCTGGCTGCACGGCACGGCGTTCACCGTCCTTGCGCTGGACGAACACGCGCAGCGAGCCGCCGTGCGTCGGCAGTTGGCTGACGTCGAAGACTTCCAGGCCATTGCGCTCGCACAGCGCTTGCACGGCGGTCAGCGACAGATAGGAATAGTGCTCGTGATACAGCGTGTCGAACTGCGCGCCAGCCATCAGCGTCAGCAGTTGCGGGAATTCGAACGTGGCGACGCCGCTCGGCTTGAGCAAAGTGGCAAAGCCGCCGAGAAAATCATTGATGTCCGGCACGTGCGCGAGCACGTTGTTGGCCGCCATCAGATCAGCGCCCCAGCCTTCGCCTGTCAACTGCGCGGCAGTCTCGCGACCGAAGAACAGTTCACGAATTTCCAGGCCTTTTTCGCGCGCGGCTTGCGCGGTGCTGCGCGTCGGTTCAACACCCAGGCAGGGGATGCCACGAGCGGCGACGTATTGCAGCAGGTAACCGTCGTTGGCCGCGACTTCCACGACGCGACTGTCGGCAGTCAGGCCAAAGCGCTCGACCATTTCGGCGACATAGCGCTCGGCATGCGCCAGCCAGGTGCTGGAGAACGAACTGAAGTAGGCGTACTCGGCATCGAACAGGCTGTCGGCGCTGGTGTAATCCTCGGTCTGCACCAGCCAGCATTGCTGACACACCGCGACCTTCAATGGCACCCATTGCTCGGCCTGTTCCAGGCGATCGGCGTGCACGTAGGCGTTGGACGGTGGCGAGGTGCCGAGGTCGATCAGCGGCAGGCTCAGCGGTGCGGCGCA
This window encodes:
- a CDS encoding class I SAM-dependent methyltransferase, encoding MNCRGCAAPLSLPLIDLGTSPPSNAYVHADRLEQAEQWVPLKVAVCQQCWLVQTEDYTSADSLFDAEYAYFSSFSSTWLAHAERYVAEMVERFGLTADSRVVEVAANDGYLLQYVAARGIPCLGVEPTRSTAQAAREKGLEIRELFFGRETAAQLTGEGWGADLMAANNVLAHVPDINDFLGGFATLLKPSGVATFEFPQLLTLMAGAQFDTLYHEHYSYLSLTAVQALCERNGLEVFDVSQLPTHGGSLRVFVQRKDGERRAVQPAVQQQLQAELAAGVKTVEYYATLAPAAERIKHELLRFLLQAKADGKRVVGYGAAAKGNTLLNYAGVKPDLLAWVADANPHKQGKFLPGSRIPIVAPAQIDIEQPDYVLVLPWNLLHEVSQQLAQVRQWDGRFVIAVPELKVL